One Burkholderia pyrrocinia DNA segment encodes these proteins:
- a CDS encoding DNA adenine methylase has protein sequence MTVTAPLISYFGSKFRVAPWVLSHLPPHEIYVEPFGGSAAVLLQKPRSRIEIYNDLDGEIVNLFRVVRDDALRAHLIDALNATPYARAEFEAAWQVADEPIERARRLCIRAQMGFGATGSTRPLHSPIGFAADVWSDGPGQWLRYPARLAAVGARLRGTMIEHMPAVELIAKYDAPGVLFYVDPPYLPEVRNSVSRGLGRDYRCEMSPFEHADLLAMLANLRGMAVVSGYASGMYERALAGWARFTRKTRANGQAGTVPREEVIWVSPSACLAAGIDPRTSACVGEDADEMPLFAAAATRT, from the coding sequence GTGACCGTAACGGCTCCCCTGATCAGCTACTTCGGCAGCAAGTTTCGCGTCGCGCCGTGGGTGCTCTCGCACCTGCCGCCGCACGAAATCTACGTCGAACCGTTCGGTGGCTCGGCCGCCGTTCTTCTGCAAAAGCCGCGAAGCCGTATCGAGATTTACAACGATCTGGACGGCGAAATCGTGAACCTGTTCCGTGTGGTGCGTGATGACGCGCTGCGGGCGCATTTGATCGATGCATTGAATGCGACGCCATACGCTCGGGCCGAGTTCGAGGCAGCGTGGCAGGTTGCAGACGAGCCAATCGAGCGCGCGCGCCGCTTGTGCATTCGTGCGCAGATGGGTTTCGGCGCGACTGGCTCGACGCGCCCGCTGCATTCGCCGATCGGCTTCGCCGCCGACGTTTGGTCTGATGGGCCGGGCCAGTGGTTGCGGTACCCGGCGCGCCTCGCGGCAGTCGGCGCCCGCCTGCGCGGAACCATGATCGAGCATATGCCCGCCGTTGAGTTGATCGCGAAGTACGACGCGCCGGGTGTCCTGTTCTACGTCGATCCGCCGTATCTGCCGGAAGTACGCAACAGCGTGTCGCGTGGCCTTGGGCGCGACTACCGATGCGAAATGTCCCCCTTCGAACACGCCGATCTGCTGGCGATGCTTGCGAACCTGCGCGGTATGGCAGTCGTCAGCGGCTACGCGTCGGGAATGTATGAGCGCGCATTGGCTGGTTGGGCGCGCTTCACCCGAAAGACGCGTGCGAACGGGCAGGCGGGCACCGTCCCGCGCGAAGAAGTGATTTGGGTTTCGCCTTCGGCATGCCTTGCGGCTGGCATTGACCCGCGCACGTCGGCATGCGTCGGCGAGGATGCGGACGAAATGCCGCTCTTTGCAGCGGCCGCCACACGGACTTGA